A genomic region of Rhodanobacter sp. contains the following coding sequences:
- a CDS encoding LysR family transcriptional regulator, with amino-acid sequence MPDRDLPSLNALRAFESAARLGSMSLAAQELHVTHGAVSRQVRTLEEALGQPLFVRQGRGVALTATGQQLREQCSSAFGQLREGWLQLRNAHANAACVLGCSGSVLARWVIPRLDRLRHDLPALTLHLAVQEEPVVDHLADVDAALLLAAPPFPAGWQVHELAPERIGPVLSPRYPGADRLRESPASALCEEPLLHTASRPQAWPEWARAMGLPPESLQQTQALPHLYFLLEAAAAGLGVAIAPQPLVADDLASGRLLAPWGFRETSACWALVSAGRGGDARLAALADWLHRELSEA; translated from the coding sequence ATGCCGGATCGCGACCTGCCCTCGCTGAATGCCCTGCGCGCCTTCGAGTCCGCTGCGCGGCTGGGCAGCATGAGCCTTGCCGCACAGGAACTGCACGTGACCCACGGTGCGGTGAGCCGGCAAGTGCGCACGCTGGAAGAGGCGCTGGGGCAGCCATTGTTCGTCCGCCAGGGGCGCGGCGTCGCGCTCACCGCGACCGGCCAGCAGTTGCGCGAGCAATGCAGCAGCGCCTTCGGGCAGTTGCGGGAGGGTTGGCTGCAGTTGCGTAACGCCCACGCCAATGCGGCCTGCGTACTCGGCTGTTCCGGCAGCGTGCTGGCGCGCTGGGTGATTCCGCGACTCGACCGCCTGCGCCACGACCTGCCCGCGTTGACCCTGCACCTGGCCGTGCAGGAGGAACCCGTCGTCGACCATCTCGCCGACGTGGATGCCGCCTTGCTGCTGGCCGCACCGCCCTTTCCCGCCGGCTGGCAGGTGCACGAGCTGGCCCCCGAACGCATCGGCCCCGTGCTCAGCCCGCGCTACCCCGGCGCCGACCGCCTGCGCGAATCGCCCGCCAGCGCATTGTGCGAGGAACCGTTGCTGCACACCGCCTCGCGCCCGCAGGCATGGCCGGAATGGGCGCGCGCCATGGGCCTGCCGCCCGAATCGCTGCAGCAGACCCAGGCCCTGCCCCATCTTTATTTCCTGCTGGAGGCCGCTGCAGCCGGACTGGGCGTGGCGATCGCGCCGCAGCCGCTGGTGGCCGACGACCTCGCCAGCGGACGGCTGCTCGCACCCTGGGGGTTCCGCGAAACCTCCGCGTGCTGGGCACTGGTTTCGGCAGGGCGCGGCGGCGATGCGCGCCTCGCCGCGCTGGCGGATTGGCTGCACCGCGAACTGAGCGAAGCATGA
- a CDS encoding aspartate-semialdehyde dehydrogenase yields MSKKSSYKVAMVGATGAVGETLLAILAERNFPVSELVPLASERSAGGKVEFAGKQVTVKNLADYDFDGVDIAFFSAGGSVSKAHAPRAAAAGAVVIDNTSEFRYQDDIPLVVSEVNPHAIAQYTTRGIIANPNCSTMGMLVALAPIHRAVGIERINVATYQSVSGAGRSGMEELGKQTAALLNFQDVEKGKFPKQIAFNVIPHIDDFQPNGYTKEEMKMVWETRKILEDDSIAVNPTAVRVPVFYGHSEAVHIETRDKITAEQARELLEQAEGVVVMDERKAGGYPTPVGDVAGKDPVYVGRIREDISHERGLDLWIVSDNIRKGAALNAVQIAELLIEDYL; encoded by the coding sequence ATGAGCAAGAAGAGCAGTTACAAGGTTGCGATGGTCGGCGCTACCGGCGCCGTGGGCGAGACCCTGCTCGCGATCCTCGCCGAGCGCAATTTCCCGGTCAGCGAGCTGGTACCGCTGGCCAGCGAGCGTTCGGCCGGCGGCAAGGTGGAGTTCGCCGGCAAACAGGTCACGGTGAAGAACCTCGCCGACTACGACTTCGACGGCGTGGACATCGCCTTCTTCTCGGCCGGCGGCTCGGTCAGCAAGGCGCATGCGCCGCGCGCGGCGGCGGCCGGCGCGGTGGTGATCGACAACACCTCCGAGTTCCGCTACCAGGACGACATCCCGCTGGTGGTGAGCGAGGTGAACCCGCACGCCATCGCGCAGTACACCACCCGCGGCATCATCGCCAACCCCAACTGCTCGACGATGGGTATGCTGGTGGCGCTGGCGCCGATCCATCGCGCCGTGGGCATCGAGCGCATCAATGTGGCCACCTACCAGTCGGTCTCCGGCGCAGGCCGCTCGGGCATGGAGGAGCTGGGCAAACAGACCGCGGCACTCCTCAACTTCCAGGACGTCGAGAAGGGCAAGTTCCCCAAGCAGATCGCCTTCAACGTGATCCCGCACATCGACGACTTCCAGCCCAACGGCTACACCAAGGAAGAGATGAAGATGGTGTGGGAGACGCGCAAGATCCTGGAGGACGACTCCATCGCGGTGAACCCCACTGCGGTGCGCGTGCCTGTGTTCTACGGCCACTCCGAGGCGGTGCACATCGAGACCCGCGACAAGATCACCGCCGAGCAGGCCCGCGAACTGCTGGAGCAGGCCGAGGGCGTGGTGGTGATGGACGAGCGCAAGGCCGGCGGCTATCCCACCCCGGTGGGCGACGTGGCCGGCAAGGACCCGGTCTACGTCGGCCGCATCCGCGAGGACATCTCGCACGAGCGCGGCCTCGACCTGTGGATCGTCTCCGACAACATCCGCAAGGGCGCCGCCCTGAATGCCGTGCAGATCGCCGAGTTGCTGATCGAGGACTATCTGTGA
- a CDS encoding D-glycerate dehydrogenase — translation MAGSKPVVWVSRPTFDSEIARLSPHFEVREEAAEVKFAPAELAAKLAGCDAAIVGLKERIGAAEIAGAGRLRIVANLGVGYDNLDLAALSAAGIAASNTADVLNESVADYAWALLLGAARRVGAAERWLRAGQWHATEFKGWLGADVRGRTLGILGMGRIGQAIARRARGFGMPVLYHNRSRLPEATERECRARLVDKATLLRESDFLVLVLPLMPQTRHAIGAAELAQMKSTAVLVNVARGGIVDDAALAAALREGRLAAAGLDVFEGEPNVHPGLLALDNVLLSPHIASATTETRRAMTAVAVDNVLAAFGHGPHAGHPPNLLNPHVLATAGVPSPTREESTR, via the coding sequence ATGGCAGGCAGCAAACCGGTCGTCTGGGTGTCGCGTCCCACCTTCGACAGCGAGATCGCGCGGCTGTCGCCGCATTTCGAAGTGCGCGAGGAAGCGGCGGAAGTGAAGTTCGCCCCGGCCGAGCTGGCCGCGAAGCTGGCCGGCTGCGACGCCGCCATCGTGGGCCTGAAGGAACGCATAGGGGCGGCGGAAATTGCCGGTGCCGGGCGCCTGCGCATCGTCGCCAACCTCGGTGTGGGTTACGACAACCTCGACCTGGCCGCGCTCAGCGCTGCCGGCATCGCCGCCAGCAATACCGCTGACGTGCTCAACGAGAGCGTGGCCGATTACGCCTGGGCCTTGCTGCTGGGCGCGGCGCGTCGAGTGGGCGCCGCCGAGCGCTGGCTGCGCGCGGGGCAGTGGCATGCCACCGAGTTCAAGGGCTGGCTGGGCGCCGACGTGCGCGGCCGCACGCTGGGCATCCTCGGCATGGGCCGCATCGGCCAGGCCATCGCGCGGCGCGCGCGGGGCTTCGGCATGCCGGTGCTCTACCACAACCGCTCGCGCCTGCCGGAGGCCACCGAGCGCGAATGCCGCGCCCGGCTGGTAGACAAGGCCACGCTGCTGCGTGAATCCGATTTCCTCGTGCTGGTGCTGCCGTTGATGCCGCAGACCCGCCACGCCATCGGCGCCGCCGAGCTGGCGCAGATGAAGTCCACGGCAGTGCTGGTGAACGTGGCGCGCGGCGGCATCGTGGACGATGCGGCGCTGGCCGCCGCCTTGCGCGAAGGGCGCCTCGCCGCCGCCGGGCTAGACGTGTTCGAGGGCGAGCCGAACGTGCATCCCGGCCTGCTCGCGCTCGACAACGTGCTGCTCAGCCCGCATATCGCCAGCGCCACGACCGAAACCCGCCGCGCGATGACCGCGGTGGCGGTGGACAATGTGCTGGCCGCGTTCGGCCACGGCCCGCATGCCGGGCATCCGCCGAATCTGCTCAATCCCCATGTGCTGGCCACGGCCGGCGTTCCTTCCCCCACCCGCGAAGAATCCACCCGATGA
- a CDS encoding phosphoribosylanthranilate isomerase — MTRIKCCGMTRVEDALLAARLGADAIGLVFTARSKRRVALEQARTIRRALPPFVDAVALFMDDEAGLVEDVVATVQPDLLQFHGDEPDAWCARFGRPYLKAIAMGEGAAALPRLRDYPQAAALLLDGHAAGEAGGSGKAFDWSLLPGDLAQPVILAGGLHAGNVGAAIRAARPWAVDVASGVESAPGIKDAGKLRDFIAAVRAADQGDAKS, encoded by the coding sequence ATGACCCGCATCAAGTGCTGCGGCATGACCCGCGTCGAGGATGCGCTGCTGGCCGCGCGGCTGGGCGCGGACGCGATCGGCCTGGTATTCACCGCACGCAGCAAGCGCCGGGTGGCGCTGGAGCAGGCGCGGACGATCCGCCGCGCGTTGCCGCCCTTCGTGGATGCCGTGGCCCTGTTCATGGACGACGAGGCAGGCCTGGTCGAGGACGTCGTGGCGACGGTGCAACCCGACCTGCTGCAATTCCACGGCGACGAACCTGATGCGTGGTGCGCGCGTTTCGGGCGGCCCTACCTCAAGGCCATTGCGATGGGCGAGGGCGCCGCGGCGTTGCCGCGCCTGCGCGACTATCCGCAGGCCGCCGCGTTGCTGCTAGATGGCCATGCCGCGGGCGAAGCCGGCGGCAGCGGCAAGGCGTTCGACTGGTCGTTGCTGCCCGGCGATCTAGCGCAGCCGGTGATACTCGCCGGCGGCCTGCATGCGGGCAACGTGGGTGCGGCGATACGCGCGGCGCGGCCATGGGCGGTGGACGTGGCCAGCGGCGTGGAATCGGCGCCGGGCATCAAGGACGCCGGCAAGTTGCGGGATTTCATCGCGGCGGTGCGTGCCGCGGACCAGGGGGATGCAAAGTCATGA
- the truA gene encoding tRNA pseudouridine(38-40) synthase TruA, with the protein MRIALGIEYDGTDFLGWQRLTHGDTVQGALEQALSKVAAQPVEVTCAGRTDAGVHGRCQVVHFDAPVEREMRGWLLGATSNLPRSVAVLWAQPVAEDFHARFSARSRRYRYTILNRPVRAALDARYVTWERLPLDAARMHAAAQALLGEHDFSAFRAVSCQAAHPRRCVLAVSVRREDEQVIVEIEANAFLHHMVRNIVGSLLPVGRGEQPVEWVAELLAGRNRELAGPTAPSSGLTFLGPRYEAHWGLPAEVSQ; encoded by the coding sequence ATGCGCATTGCCCTGGGCATCGAATACGACGGCACCGACTTCCTCGGCTGGCAGCGCCTGACCCATGGCGACACGGTGCAGGGCGCATTGGAACAAGCCTTGTCCAAGGTGGCCGCGCAGCCGGTCGAGGTAACCTGCGCGGGCCGTACCGACGCCGGTGTGCACGGCCGTTGCCAGGTGGTGCATTTTGACGCGCCGGTGGAGCGCGAAATGCGCGGCTGGCTGCTTGGCGCGACCTCCAACTTGCCGCGCAGCGTGGCGGTGCTGTGGGCGCAGCCGGTGGCGGAGGATTTCCATGCACGCTTTTCCGCGCGCAGCCGGCGCTACCGCTACACCATCCTCAACCGGCCGGTGCGTGCGGCGTTGGACGCGCGCTACGTCACCTGGGAACGCCTGCCGCTGGATGCCGCGCGCATGCATGCCGCAGCGCAAGCCCTGCTGGGCGAGCACGATTTCTCCGCGTTCCGCGCGGTTTCCTGCCAGGCCGCGCATCCGCGCCGCTGCGTGCTGGCGGTGAGCGTGCGGCGCGAGGACGAGCAGGTGATCGTGGAAATCGAGGCGAACGCCTTTCTTCACCACATGGTGCGCAACATCGTGGGTTCGCTGCTGCCGGTGGGGCGTGGCGAGCAGCCGGTGGAATGGGTCGCCGAACTGCTGGCCGGCCGCAACCGCGAGCTAGCCGGGCCCACGGCGCCGTCATCGGGCCTGACCTTCCTCGGTCCGCGTTACGAGGCGCATTGGGGCCTGCCGGCAGAGGTGTCGCAATGA
- the prmB gene encoding 50S ribosomal protein L3 N(5)-glutamine methyltransferase, whose protein sequence is MAPAYNRGPLPTAGIPVTAELATIIDFIRYGASRFSAAGLTFGHSHDNPIDEATHLVLASLHLPPDIPPAYGAGRLTAEERANVLALIERRVSERLPVAYLVGETWFAGLKFKSDRRALVPRSPIAELIESGFAPWLDERHVERALDLCTGSGCIGIAMAEYNPDWRVDIVDISDEALSLARENIVFQHVESRVEAVKSDLFEGVRGRRYDLIVSNPPYVTEDEYAALPGEYAHEPKLGLTSGEDGLDICLRILDEAADLLSDDGLLIVEVGESEHALAALLPEVPFVWIEFKVGPMGVFALERRDLVEHRAAIQAAAAARR, encoded by the coding sequence GTGGCGCCGGCTTATAATCGCGGGCCTTTGCCGACCGCCGGAATCCCCGTGACCGCCGAACTCGCCACCATCATCGACTTCATCCGCTACGGCGCCAGCCGCTTCTCGGCCGCCGGCCTGACCTTCGGCCACAGCCACGACAACCCCATCGACGAGGCCACCCACCTGGTGCTGGCTAGCCTGCACCTGCCGCCGGACATCCCGCCGGCCTATGGCGCGGGCCGGCTGACCGCCGAGGAGCGCGCGAATGTGCTGGCGCTGATCGAGCGCCGCGTCAGCGAGCGCCTGCCGGTGGCCTACCTGGTCGGCGAGACCTGGTTCGCCGGGCTGAAGTTCAAGAGCGACCGCCGTGCGCTGGTGCCGCGTTCGCCGATTGCCGAGCTGATCGAGTCCGGCTTCGCGCCCTGGCTGGACGAGCGCCACGTCGAACGCGCGCTGGACCTGTGCACCGGCTCCGGCTGCATCGGCATCGCGATGGCCGAGTACAACCCTGACTGGCGCGTGGACATCGTCGACATCAGCGACGAGGCGCTGTCGCTGGCACGCGAGAACATCGTGTTCCAGCACGTCGAATCGCGCGTCGAGGCGGTGAAGTCCGACCTGTTCGAAGGCGTGCGCGGACGCAGGTACGACCTGATCGTCTCCAACCCGCCCTACGTCACCGAGGACGAGTACGCCGCGCTGCCCGGCGAGTACGCGCACGAGCCCAAGCTCGGCCTCACCTCGGGCGAAGACGGCCTGGACATCTGCCTGCGCATCCTCGACGAGGCCGCCGACCTGCTCAGCGACGACGGTCTGCTGATCGTCGAGGTGGGCGAGAGCGAGCATGCGCTGGCCGCGCTGCTGCCGGAGGTGCCCTTCGTGTGGATCGAGTTCAAGGTGGGTCCGATGGGCGTGTTCGCGCTGGAGCGCCGCGACCTGGTCGAGCACCGGGCGGCGATCCAAGCCGCCGCGGCTGCGCGGCGCTGA
- the aroC gene encoding chorismate synthase, translated as MSSNSFGKLFTVTTFGESHGPAIGCVIDGCPPGLAIGEEEFRHDLDRRATGKSRHTSQRREADEVEILSGVYEGKTTGTPIALLIRNTDQRSKDYGDVAQTFRPGHADYTYWQKYGIRDPRGGGRSSARETTMRVAAAVIAKKWLAERHGVRVRGYLAQLGDIAPAGFDWAAVEQNPFFWPCAEQVPALEKAMDALRKSGDSVGARVSVVAEGVPPGWGEPIYGKLDGDLASALMSINAVKGVEIGDGFAAVSQHGSEHRDEMRLDGFTSNHAGGILGGISTGQAVVASIALKPTSSILIPGRSVNLAGEPVDVVTKGRHDPCVGIRATPIAEAMMALVLMDHALRHRAQCGDVGIVAPRIP; from the coding sequence GTGTCCAGCAATTCCTTCGGCAAGCTCTTCACCGTCACCACCTTCGGCGAAAGCCATGGCCCGGCCATCGGCTGCGTGATCGACGGTTGCCCACCGGGCCTGGCGATCGGTGAGGAAGAGTTCCGCCACGACCTCGACCGCCGCGCCACCGGCAAGAGCCGCCACACCTCGCAGCGGCGCGAGGCGGACGAGGTGGAGATCCTTTCCGGCGTCTACGAAGGCAAGACCACCGGTACGCCCATCGCGCTCTTGATCCGCAACACCGACCAGCGCAGCAAGGACTACGGCGACGTCGCGCAGACTTTCCGCCCCGGTCACGCCGACTACACCTACTGGCAGAAATACGGCATCCGCGATCCGCGCGGTGGCGGCCGCTCGTCGGCACGCGAGACGACGATGCGCGTGGCTGCCGCGGTGATCGCCAAGAAATGGCTGGCCGAGCGCCACGGCGTGCGCGTGCGCGGCTACTTGGCGCAGCTCGGCGATATCGCGCCAGCCGGCTTCGATTGGGCCGCCGTGGAGCAGAACCCGTTCTTCTGGCCCTGCGCCGAGCAGGTGCCGGCGCTCGAAAAGGCGATGGACGCGCTGCGCAAGTCCGGCGACTCGGTGGGCGCGCGCGTCAGTGTGGTGGCCGAGGGCGTGCCACCGGGCTGGGGCGAGCCGATCTACGGCAAGCTGGACGGCGATCTCGCGAGCGCGCTGATGTCGATCAACGCCGTGAAGGGCGTGGAGATCGGCGACGGTTTTGCCGCGGTTTCCCAGCACGGCAGCGAGCATCGCGACGAAATGCGTTTGGACGGCTTTACGTCCAATCATGCGGGTGGCATCCTTGGCGGCATCAGTACGGGCCAGGCGGTGGTTGCCTCGATCGCGCTGAAGCCCACCTCCAGCATCCTGATCCCCGGCCGCAGCGTGAACCTGGCCGGCGAGCCGGTGGACGTGGTCACCAAGGGTCGCCACGATCCCTGCGTCGGCATCCGCGCCACGCCCATCGCCGAGGCGATGATGGCGCTGGTGCTGATGGATCACGCGCTGCGCCACCGCGCGCAGTGCGGCGACGTCGGCATCGTGGCGCCGCGCATCCCCTGA
- the trpB gene encoding tryptophan synthase subunit beta, producing MPEIRDFHAFPDKHGRFGQFGGSYVAETLMAPLAELTEAYLRLRQDPAFIAELDRDLTHYVGRPSPVYFAERLTGHVGGARILLKREDLNHTGAHKINNTVGQALVARHMGKTRIIAETGAGQHGVASATVAARLGLKCVVYMGATDIERQKINVYRMKLLGAEVVPVTSGSKTLKDALNEAMRDWVTNVADTFYIIGTVAGPHPYPLMVRDFNAIVGREARAQMLAQYGRLPDVLTACVGGGSNAIGLFHAFLNDRDVRIVGAEAAGEGIATGHHAASLAAGRPGVLHGNRTYVLCDDDGQITETHSVSAGLDYPGVGPEHAFLKDAGRADYIGVTDDEALEAFHLLARTEGILAALESSHAVAQAIKLAREYPQDGMVLCNLSGRGDKDVHTIAAREGVQV from the coding sequence ATGCCCGAGATCCGGGATTTCCACGCCTTCCCCGACAAGCACGGCCGTTTTGGCCAGTTCGGCGGCAGCTACGTCGCCGAAACCTTGATGGCGCCGCTGGCCGAGCTGACCGAGGCCTACCTGCGCCTGCGCCAGGATCCGGCCTTCATCGCCGAACTCGACCGCGACCTCACGCATTACGTGGGTCGGCCCAGCCCGGTGTATTTCGCCGAACGGCTGACCGGGCACGTGGGCGGCGCGCGCATCCTGCTCAAGCGCGAGGACCTGAACCACACCGGCGCGCACAAGATCAACAACACCGTGGGCCAGGCGCTGGTGGCGCGGCACATGGGCAAGACGCGCATCATCGCCGAGACCGGCGCCGGCCAGCACGGCGTGGCCAGCGCCACGGTGGCCGCGCGGCTGGGCCTGAAGTGCGTGGTCTACATGGGCGCCACCGACATCGAGCGGCAGAAGATCAACGTCTACCGCATGAAGCTGCTCGGCGCCGAGGTGGTGCCGGTGACTTCCGGCTCGAAGACGCTGAAGGACGCCTTGAACGAGGCAATGCGCGACTGGGTCACCAACGTGGCCGACACCTTCTACATCATCGGCACCGTGGCCGGCCCGCATCCGTACCCGCTGATGGTGCGCGACTTCAACGCCATCGTCGGCCGCGAGGCGCGCGCGCAGATGCTGGCGCAGTACGGCCGCTTGCCGGACGTGCTCACTGCCTGCGTGGGCGGCGGCTCCAACGCGATCGGCCTGTTCCATGCCTTCCTCAACGACCGCGACGTGCGCATCGTCGGCGCCGAGGCGGCGGGCGAGGGCATCGCCACCGGCCATCATGCGGCCTCGCTGGCCGCAGGGCGCCCCGGCGTGCTGCACGGCAACCGCACCTACGTGCTGTGCGACGACGACGGCCAGATCACCGAGACGCATTCGGTATCGGCGGGCCTCGATTATCCCGGCGTCGGCCCCGAGCATGCCTTCCTCAAGGATGCCGGGCGCGCCGACTACATCGGCGTCACCGACGACGAGGCGCTGGAGGCGTTCCATCTGCTGGCGCGTACTGAAGGCATTCTCGCCGCGCTGGAATCCAGCCATGCCGTCGCGCAGGCGATCAAGCTGGCGCGCGAATATCCGCAGGACGGCATGGTGCTGTGCAATCTTTCCGGCCGCGGCGACAAGGACGTGCACACGATTGCCGCACGCGAAGGAGTGCAGGTATGA
- the asd gene encoding archaetidylserine decarboxylase, whose protein sequence is MTFKVFLQYALPHRFLSRLVYWGTRWTFAPWKNWLIATIVRNYDVDMAEAVQPDPLSYQHFNAFFTRKLKPGARQADVDPSALLSPADGRISQAGKIVDGRIFQAKGQDYTAAELLGDEAAAAPYRNGRFATVYLSPRDYHRVHMPLRGTLKETVHVPGRIFSVAPFAVEAIPRLFARNERLVCHFEGEHGPFAVVMVGAILVSSVATVWDGLVIPPYASSIRRKSFAGQNITLERFAEMARFNMGSTVILLLPEGMAELDALTPQHGVKVGQRLGTLGQN, encoded by the coding sequence ATGACTTTCAAGGTTTTCCTTCAATACGCCCTGCCGCACCGTTTCCTGTCGCGCCTGGTCTACTGGGGCACGCGCTGGACGTTCGCGCCATGGAAGAACTGGCTGATCGCCACCATCGTGCGCAACTACGACGTGGACATGGCCGAAGCGGTGCAGCCCGATCCGCTGTCCTACCAGCACTTCAATGCGTTCTTTACCCGCAAGCTGAAGCCCGGCGCGCGGCAGGCGGATGTTGATCCCTCCGCCCTGCTCTCGCCCGCCGACGGCCGCATCAGCCAGGCCGGGAAGATCGTGGACGGGCGTATCTTCCAGGCCAAGGGCCAGGACTACACCGCTGCCGAACTGCTGGGCGACGAGGCCGCCGCCGCACCGTATCGCAATGGCCGCTTCGCCACCGTCTACCTGTCGCCGCGCGACTACCACCGTGTGCACATGCCGCTAAGGGGAACCCTCAAGGAAACCGTGCACGTGCCTGGCCGCATCTTCAGCGTGGCGCCGTTCGCGGTGGAGGCGATACCGCGCCTGTTCGCGCGCAACGAGCGGCTGGTCTGCCATTTCGAGGGCGAACATGGCCCGTTCGCGGTGGTGATGGTGGGCGCCATCCTGGTCTCCTCGGTGGCCACGGTCTGGGACGGCCTGGTGATCCCGCCCTACGCCTCCTCGATCCGGCGCAAATCGTTCGCCGGCCAGAACATCACGCTGGAGCGCTTCGCCGAGATGGCGCGTTTCAACATGGGCTCCACCGTGATCCTGCTGCTGCCCGAAGGCATGGCCGAACTGGACGCACTGACGCCACAGCACGGCGTGAAAGTGGGGCAACGCCTCGGGACACTGGGTCAAAACTGA
- a CDS encoding GNAT family protein — MQLETVRLRLDALRHDDAAALFAYRADPAVSRYQGWRPASLDEAARFIERQQAVAFDTPESWFQFALRLRDGGELVGDLGLHFVDADTVEFGVTLSPAHQGQGLAGEAVRIVLARVFDDLRRHRVYASVDPRNIACVALLERLGMRKEAHFRESWRDGDSWSDDAIYALLASEWRAQGAQHG; from the coding sequence GTGCAACTGGAAACGGTGCGCCTGAGGCTCGATGCCCTGCGTCACGACGATGCGGCGGCGCTGTTCGCCTATCGCGCCGATCCGGCGGTGAGCCGCTACCAGGGTTGGCGGCCGGCTTCGCTGGACGAGGCGGCGCGGTTTATCGAGCGCCAGCAGGCCGTGGCGTTCGATACGCCGGAAAGCTGGTTCCAGTTCGCCCTGCGCCTGCGCGATGGCGGCGAACTGGTGGGCGACCTCGGCCTGCACTTCGTGGATGCGGACACGGTGGAGTTCGGCGTCACGCTCTCGCCGGCGCATCAGGGGCAGGGCCTGGCCGGCGAGGCGGTGCGCATCGTGCTGGCGCGGGTGTTCGACGACCTGCGGCGCCATCGCGTGTATGCCTCGGTCGACCCGCGCAATATCGCCTGCGTGGCGTTGCTCGAACGCCTGGGCATGCGCAAGGAGGCGCATTTCCGCGAGAGCTGGCGGGATGGCGACAGTTGGTCGGACGACGCGATCTACGCGCTGCTGGCGAGCGAGTGGCGGGCACAAGGGGCGCAACACGGTTAA
- a CDS encoding cupin-like domain-containing protein produces the protein MSEVSSTVPVPAAMEECRVDASHPFDPRILIDRERPLAIRGLVRDWPIVQLALQSDTAFAQRLAELDNGADVSTLMVAPEADGIVGYSADLGEMNYQHFKVPVTLGLQRLASYSRREHAPALVIQSARVRECLPGLLEDHTLPFLDPSVEPRLWVGNKATTPTHFDSMRNIACVLCGARRFTLFPPEQLPNLYIGPLDFAPTGAAISLARLDRPDDPRYPRLKQALAAAQVVELHPGDAIYIPPLWWHNVESLQQLNALMNYWWSPVDVPGYNSGYARAALFHCLLAFRELPPAEREQWRRLLDYYVFGGEESVAHIPEQRRGVLGRQTPEIVEKLKEGARQNL, from the coding sequence ATGAGCGAAGTTTCCAGCACGGTGCCGGTACCGGCCGCGATGGAGGAGTGCCGGGTCGATGCAAGCCATCCCTTCGATCCGCGCATCCTGATCGACCGCGAGCGTCCACTGGCGATCCGCGGCCTGGTGCGCGACTGGCCGATCGTGCAGCTCGCGCTGCAGTCGGACACCGCCTTCGCGCAGCGCCTGGCCGAGCTGGACAACGGCGCCGATGTCAGCACGCTGATGGTGGCGCCGGAGGCCGACGGCATCGTCGGCTACTCGGCGGACCTGGGCGAGATGAACTACCAGCACTTCAAGGTGCCGGTGACCCTGGGCCTGCAGCGGCTGGCCAGCTACAGCCGGCGCGAGCACGCGCCGGCGCTGGTGATCCAGAGCGCGCGCGTGCGCGAATGCCTGCCCGGCTTGCTGGAAGACCACACGCTGCCGTTCCTCGATCCCTCGGTGGAGCCGCGCCTGTGGGTGGGCAACAAGGCCACCACGCCCACCCATTTCGATTCGATGCGCAACATCGCCTGCGTGCTGTGCGGCGCACGGCGCTTCACCCTGTTCCCGCCGGAGCAATTGCCCAACCTCTACATCGGCCCGCTGGATTTCGCGCCCACCGGCGCGGCGATCAGCCTGGCGCGGCTGGACCGCCCCGACGATCCGCGCTATCCGCGCCTGAAGCAGGCGCTGGCCGCCGCGCAGGTAGTCGAGCTGCATCCCGGCGACGCGATCTACATCCCGCCGCTGTGGTGGCACAACGTGGAGTCGCTGCAGCAGCTCAACGCGCTGATGAACTACTGGTGGAGCCCGGTGGACGTGCCCGGCTACAACTCCGGCTATGCGCGCGCGGCGCTGTTCCACTGCCTGCTGGCCTTCCGCGAGCTGCCGCCGGCCGAACGGGAACAATGGCGCCGGCTGCTGGATTACTACGTGTTTGGCGGCGAAGAAAGCGTGGCGCACATCCCGGAGCAGCGCCGCGGCGTGCTGGGGCGGCAGACGCCGGAGATCGTGGAGAAGCTGAAGGAAGGCGCGCGGCAGAATCTTTGA